The Salvia miltiorrhiza cultivar Shanhuang (shh) chromosome 2, IMPLAD_Smil_shh, whole genome shotgun sequence DNA window ATTCAAGACGAGACGAGCAATTTCCCCGCGCTGCCTCCACCCTCACCTCCTCCACTACGCCGTCTCCACCTTCGCGTCACCTCCTCCACCACGTTGCCTCCACCTTCCCTCCGCAGAAAAATCCACCGGCAGCCCCCGCCCAccaactcttcttcttctttgattTTTGGTGATGTCGGTGGAGGATTTTAGTATATAAATCTATGGCTTTTCTTAGATATGCCGCCTCTCTAGAAGAGACAAGACGAGCGCCGCCGCCAGACACTCTCGTCTCTCGCTCTCTCTTTTTGGAGAACAAAATTATGACGTGTCCGTCCGAAGACACGTCATTGTCACGTGCTTCTACCGAAAAATAAATCGGTATTAAAATTGAATACGGAGCAAAATTAATCATATtaattgaaacttttaaaagtcgtgttaaatttaaaattcgccttaagttcatgatattacatgcatttaacatTTTTCTTATAAAAGCAACTTGGGTCTTTCATATTATGGGGCACCCACCCTCGTCACACAATGTACTCGCAATTCATATCATAGGTCTTCATTCAAATTTATCTTGATTTCTTATTGTCCATTCAaataatacataaaaatttattcCTGAAATGACTTTTTAGCGTTCCAAGTGACAACTTTTCAAAGaagattatataaataataacgAATGTTAAAAACGTGTAATTAGGGCGTGTTTGAAAAGGACTTGAGgataaattattttacaaaagGTGCTTTATACTACTTACGTCTCATTTGTGTAGCGTATATTACGAGTATATGTTAACTTTAAACAATAAATTGTTGCTACATACCTAAAAGGCTAAAACCATAATTTTGagacataaaaaatataaatcttttttttttttgaaatactccatccgtccaccaattaaaggcctagaggaaaaaacacgagttttaagaaaaagtgtatttttattagttgaatgGAGAaaaggtcccaatttttaagaaaaaatgtatttttattagttgagtggagaaagggtcccacttttttgtaaagaatctttgacttttttgattaaataatgaataaaaacttaccaaaaataggtagaccttgtttttgtggacgtcccaaaaaggcaagtaagccttgaattggtggacggagggagtagcttTTAAAATGAGCTTTAAACATGAATTGTGAACTCTAGTCTCTGAACGTTAACTCACACTGTCACACATCAATCTTTGATTTCGTACCATTCAATATTGCAATTCGGCAAGCCAGTGAAGCCACACACACAGtattttttctttctcccaTTATTATAAGTGTTAATTAtcaataaatacatgaattatatttaaatattaatttttagttaaatctattatttttgtaagaaaATACATAAACTATTACGCTTAAAATTTGATCTTAGCTAAAAAATCGTTGGCCAATAACTTGATTAATTGTCAGCAGTCTAATGGAAAATTCGAAGGTATCATTGGAAACCTTTTGACGTTATCTTTCTAATGACATTTATATTGTTGAGCTTTGATCATCGAAAATGGTCAAAAAATTACATGAAAGTTGATGTCATGAACTctatattttatctttttttttctatcattTTCGATGATCAAAACCTAACAATATGAATATCATTAGAGAGCTATTATCAAGAGTTTCCAAGGTACCTTCAAATTTTTCATCAGTATTCAGAAAATTAAGTTTTTGGTCAACGAACTTTTGGACATAGGCcaaattctaaaaaattaaaagttcatgtattttttgatcaaaaaatgtatatttggttaaaaatcaaaatttagatATAGTGCATGTAGTTATAaacaattaacccttaatatatattaattcttttttttcttaattaatctTGGGCAGTGATATTTACGCACACGTACGTAAAGAATTGTCACTTTTCTAAATGCATTAGATATGATTTCCgaaaaaaatatagtactatGTTAAAGATTTCTTTTCAATGAGTATAAAAATAGAAAGTAGCCGATGAGGCCTAGTTCAAGTGGTAAAACTGAGGCACtcaaagactctcctttgtgagaaGTCTTGGGTTCAATTCTCGCTTGCGTGCGAATAATTTTTCCGCTTTTATGTGGGTAGTGTTGTGCGAGTTGCTTATTAgatttatatatttgatatcATCTTGTaatcctaaaaaataaaaatagaaagtaaaaaagataatactccctctgtcccgcgaagcgtgacccactttcctttttgggttgtcccacgaagcttgacctatttctaaaaatagcaaaaaatttatcttttattcaccttttcactttttcacctaccacacttaacacacaaaataccatttttttaattctcgtgccgaaaagaaatgggtcacgcttcatgggacggagggagtagttggAAAGAATAAATAATGTTGCGGAATTTCATCGTTCGAAGCGTGTGAGCTAGTTCACTGAGAAGTTGACTGAAACCGAATATTCCACTGATGGTCAAACGCAGCGTACTCCATTCCAGTCTACTCTGCTTACCACCCATCTACGTGGCACTCCTACACGCATACAACACACAAAACACACTCAccattatatatatgatatgatatagatatagatattaTTCAATCGAGAGACCCACATTCTTCATCCCGCAAATACTCAATACTCTGTTGACACACCAGAATTCACACAAAACCAGAGCAGGTACTTCATTTCTATTTATTCTGAATTTCCTGTCTCTTAAGTATTCTGAATTTCTCAAAATTTTAAGAAACAACAAGATATTCCCCTTCACTTTGCCTCTTAATTTCATCCTCCCTAAGTTTTTTCTGGAGCAAAACCTTGGGGTTCAATTGGGGCTCAAGTTGATTTTCATCTTGACTAGCTAGGTTGTCTTTCAATTTCTAATTATGCAATACTAGAGAATTAGAGAGTAAACGATTTTAATGAATTTGTGCAATCAAACCTTGTGCAGGTTGTAACATATGGAATCTCATTGCTTTGCATACGGAGTGACTGCTGCAGGCTTATCCTACACTCCATATTCTAATCCTTCCTCAATCCCCACCGGATTCGATCCCCCTTCCCATTTCTACAACCACTACCATGATACTCAACACCAAATCACCTCCACAGACTCCAATTACTTCCACCAATCTCCCTTGGATCACCACATACGCCACGCTCTCCACGAGCTCGAGTCTGCTCTAATGGCCGCCGATGATGACGACGACCCTCCACCTACCGACCTCAAACACCTGCTCATCGCGTGCGCACGAGCGCTCTCGGAGGATGAGCTGGATGAATTCGACAAGCTGCTGGAGCATGCTCGCGGCCGTGTGTCCATAACCGGGGCGCCGATAGAGCGCCTCGGGGCTTACATGCTGGAAGGCCTAGTAGCAAGGAAGGAGTCCTCCGGCGCCAACATTTATCGCGCTTTGAAATGCCACGAGCCCGATGGCAACGATCTGCTATCCTACATGCATACCATGTATCAACTCTGCCCCTATCTCAAGTTCACCTACATGGCTGCAAACGGCGCCATAGCCCAAGCTTGCAAGAATCATGATCGCATCCACATCATCGACTTTCAGATAGCACAGGGCACTCAGTGGACGACTCTGCTGCAAGCGCTTGCAGACCGCCCCGGCGGCGCTCCAACCGTGCGCATCACCGGGGTGGACGATCCCGTCTCGAGATTCGCCCGTGGCGCTGGCCTCGCCGCGTTAGGGGAAAGATTCGCGGAAATCTCGAAGAAATTCAACATCCGTGTCGAGTTCCAGCCCGTCCCGGCCCTGCGGGCCCAGGACGTGACGAGGGGGATGCTTGACGTTAGGGCCGGGGAGGCGCTGGCGGTGAACTTCCCGCTGCAGCTCCACCACACACCGGACGAGAGCGTGGACGTGTCCAACCCTAGGGACGGGCTTCTCCGGATGGTGAAGTCGCTCTCGCCCAAGGTGGTGACTCTCGTGGAGCAGGAGTCGAACACCAACACGGCGGCCTTCCTCCCGAGGTTCGTGGAGACGTTGGAGTACTACACGGCGATGTTCGAGTCGTTGGACGTGGGGGCAACGAGGGGCAGCAAGGAGA harbors:
- the LOC131007801 gene encoding chitin-inducible gibberellin-responsive protein 1-like, translated to MESHCFAYGVTAAGLSYTPYSNPSSIPTGFDPPSHFYNHYHDTQHQITSTDSNYFHQSPLDHHIRHALHELESALMAADDDDDPPPTDLKHLLIACARALSEDELDEFDKLLEHARGRVSITGAPIERLGAYMLEGLVARKESSGANIYRALKCHEPDGNDLLSYMHTMYQLCPYLKFTYMAANGAIAQACKNHDRIHIIDFQIAQGTQWTTLLQALADRPGGAPTVRITGVDDPVSRFARGAGLAALGERFAEISKKFNIRVEFQPVPALRAQDVTRGMLDVRAGEALAVNFPLQLHHTPDESVDVSNPRDGLLRMVKSLSPKVVTLVEQESNTNTAAFLPRFVETLEYYTAMFESLDVGATRGSKERIDVEQHCLARDVVNVIACEGKERVERHELLGKWRSRFMMAGFEQCALSPYVNSVIRGLLRCYSEHYSLVEKDGGMLLAWKTRNLISASAWH